DNA sequence from the Arthrobacter jinronghuae genome:
GATCCAGCCGGTAGCCGCCCGTGCCCGGTGCCGTCCGCCCGGCGTCGCCGGAAACCGGCGGACGGGGGAGAGGGCTCACGCCCGCGAGACCGACGGCACCCGCCGCGGTGTTCCCGGCGGGTGCCGGTGCGCTTCGCGGATCCGTAGCCCTGAGCGTCATCCTATGAGCTCGGTTCTGGCACCGTTCCACTGCGACATGATTTGTTGGTGGAGTTCATCGACGCCGAACCCGGTGAGTGAATTGGTCAGCACCACGGGCCGATCCTCGCGTACCCGGTGTGCGTCGGACTCCATCACGTTGAGGTCGGTGCGGACATACTGCGCGATGTCGATCTTGTTGATCACCAGGATGTCGCTGTCGGTGATGCCGGGACCGCGCTTGCGCGGCATCTTCTCGCCTTCAGCGGTGTCGAGCACGAACACGAACACATCGGCAAGCGCCGGTGAGAAGGTAAGCGTTAAATTGTCGCCGCCCGACTCGTAAATGAGCGTGTCGATGTCGGGAAACCGTTCCAGCATCTCCGCGCCGACGGCCAGGTTCATCGTTGGATCGTCGCGCACGGCCGTATGCGGACAGGAGCCGGTTTCGACGCCCATCACCCGCTCGGGGTCG
Encoded proteins:
- the ureG gene encoding urease accessory protein UreG; the protein is MSENVLRIGIGGPVGSGKTALTEALVPLLIEAGRTPGVITNDIYTQEDAHHVRRELAGILDPERVMGVETGSCPHTAVRDDPTMNLAVGAEMLERFPDIDTLIYESGGDNLTLTFSPALADVFVFVLDTAEGEKMPRKRGPGITDSDILVINKIDIAQYVRTDLNVMESDAHRVREDRPVVLTNSLTGFGVDELHQQIMSQWNGARTELIG